The following are encoded together in the Pseudoalteromonas ruthenica genome:
- a CDS encoding TonB-dependent receptor domain-containing protein — MSYSKTPLKKCLVAAAISACFSSYAVANEQQVARQNNAAPATVEQPEEVEKIIVTGSRLRRTNFDTPSPIVSVGKDELNDTGLGSLSEILVDQIPAISESFSNTNSQSSVQNTGLSTINLRDLGTDRTLTLIDGRRVVSNSYSGNYISLGTIPSGMVQRVEVISGGASAVYGSDAIAGVVNIITQTDKVGSEIKVRGGTTPEGGGDEFTLDAEHGFTFADGQGYGFFSATWDRQFGINWEDRDRAAIEASYDYLASKMCNAMNTIDGDQCMRDITQADWRERSDGTYGGVFEEGLDAADGGYYYTADGLQSGWNEERDGINFEMFDKIKVPNDRFAAAFKFDYDLNDSVRGYAQVQYSKTGSRNVKSPEDEYEGADALILDPLTGAAGEISPGYIELDNPFLPDEIRDNAKGRINWDRRFAEVGPVTTDNSRETIRSWAGLKGTAFNDEWDWDVSVGYGTFEQKQKRLNELNTVRVRQALASERLADGTVQCKDADARAEGCVPLNIFGIGSITPEMADWIRATPVITTDITQLNVQGYMTGDLFEMPAGPVATAFGFEYRRDTQDVITNKEQRYGGVTFNVVPTFSGDMDIYEAFAEASIPLLKDATLAKSLDLETSLRIANYSPEGIDTMASYRAGFSWVPASGYMVRANYSRAQRAPNITELMSPPRGDFDSFSDICDGVTATSTELGHDACRQEAGIAQAIANEGVFEDENSGYSPNTGNELLKEETADTYTLGLTVQPDFAPNLGMSFDYYDIQISDSIEQIGNEDILQECYASASVPFGENNSFCGDITRDSDGQITQILQRVFNLSETRTRGYDIAINYRYDLPEYGSLRLKLDWNHVTEYSITYEGNDGTVVNRYDGELDSGIFTDKARASLTWSYEDLRVRWTTKYKSDIVDSHDRVEDMRELFAENAANCATGDDSCVENPEQPKYLYYPSYITHDISLSYNLALQGDQNVRLFAGVNNIFDDQGPFIPYTGDNVEHGVGNFDSEYGGGVGRFVYLGAQYSF, encoded by the coding sequence GTGTCTTACTCCAAAACCCCACTCAAAAAGTGTCTAGTCGCGGCAGCAATTAGCGCCTGTTTTAGCAGCTATGCAGTGGCTAACGAGCAACAAGTAGCGCGACAAAATAACGCTGCGCCCGCCACCGTTGAACAGCCAGAAGAAGTTGAAAAAATCATCGTCACTGGGTCACGACTACGTCGTACCAATTTTGACACGCCTTCACCCATTGTCAGCGTCGGTAAAGACGAACTAAACGACACTGGGCTTGGCTCATTATCTGAGATATTAGTCGATCAAATACCCGCGATCAGTGAATCATTCAGTAACACCAACAGCCAATCTAGTGTACAAAATACCGGGTTATCCACCATAAACCTACGAGACTTAGGCACTGACCGCACCTTAACCCTGATCGATGGCCGTCGCGTTGTCTCCAACAGCTACAGCGGCAACTATATCAGCCTTGGCACCATCCCCTCCGGTATGGTGCAACGTGTTGAAGTCATTTCCGGTGGTGCTTCAGCCGTCTACGGCTCTGATGCCATAGCCGGGGTGGTTAACATCATCACCCAAACAGATAAAGTCGGCAGCGAAATTAAAGTGCGCGGCGGCACCACGCCTGAAGGCGGTGGCGACGAATTTACTCTAGATGCCGAGCATGGCTTTACCTTTGCTGATGGCCAAGGCTACGGCTTTTTTAGCGCCACATGGGATCGTCAATTTGGCATTAATTGGGAGGACCGTGACCGAGCAGCTATAGAGGCCAGTTATGATTACCTCGCCAGTAAAATGTGTAATGCCATGAACACCATCGATGGTGACCAATGTATGCGTGATATCACCCAAGCCGATTGGCGAGAGCGCAGCGATGGTACCTATGGCGGGGTATTCGAAGAAGGGTTAGATGCCGCTGACGGAGGCTACTATTACACCGCAGATGGCTTACAAAGTGGCTGGAATGAAGAGCGCGATGGTATCAACTTTGAGATGTTTGATAAGATTAAAGTCCCCAATGATCGCTTCGCTGCCGCCTTTAAATTTGATTACGATTTGAATGACAGTGTTCGCGGCTATGCGCAAGTGCAATACAGCAAAACTGGTTCCCGCAATGTGAAGTCGCCAGAGGACGAATACGAAGGCGCAGATGCACTCATTCTCGACCCATTAACGGGCGCTGCAGGTGAAATTAGCCCAGGGTATATTGAGCTTGATAACCCCTTCTTGCCCGATGAAATTCGCGATAATGCGAAAGGCCGTATCAACTGGGACCGCCGCTTTGCCGAAGTCGGCCCAGTGACCACAGATAACAGCCGAGAAACGATTCGTAGCTGGGCAGGCTTAAAAGGCACGGCCTTTAATGATGAGTGGGACTGGGATGTTTCGGTAGGCTATGGCACCTTTGAGCAAAAACAAAAGCGCCTTAATGAGCTAAATACCGTGCGTGTACGCCAAGCCCTCGCCTCTGAGCGTCTGGCTGATGGCACGGTGCAATGTAAAGATGCCGATGCACGAGCCGAGGGCTGTGTACCGCTGAATATTTTCGGTATTGGCTCGATTACACCAGAGATGGCAGATTGGATCCGGGCCACTCCCGTGATCACCACAGATATTACTCAGCTTAACGTGCAAGGCTATATGACAGGCGATCTATTCGAGATGCCAGCTGGCCCAGTGGCGACTGCTTTTGGCTTTGAGTACCGCCGCGATACCCAAGATGTGATCACCAATAAAGAGCAGCGATATGGCGGCGTAACCTTTAACGTAGTGCCGACCTTCTCAGGTGATATGGATATTTATGAAGCCTTTGCCGAGGCCTCCATCCCCTTACTTAAAGACGCCACTTTAGCAAAATCTCTGGATTTAGAAACCTCGCTACGTATTGCCAACTATAGCCCAGAAGGCATAGATACCATGGCGAGTTACCGCGCAGGGTTTAGCTGGGTGCCAGCCTCAGGTTATATGGTTCGTGCCAACTACTCTCGAGCACAGCGAGCCCCGAACATTACTGAGCTAATGTCGCCACCACGCGGTGACTTTGATAGCTTCAGCGATATCTGTGATGGCGTAACAGCAACCTCCACAGAGCTTGGTCATGATGCCTGTCGCCAAGAAGCGGGAATTGCCCAAGCGATTGCAAACGAAGGCGTGTTTGAAGATGAAAACAGCGGCTACTCACCTAACACCGGTAACGAACTGCTCAAAGAAGAAACCGCCGACACCTACACGTTAGGGTTAACCGTACAGCCGGATTTCGCTCCTAATTTAGGCATGTCGTTCGATTATTATGATATCCAAATCAGTGACTCCATCGAACAAATTGGCAATGAGGATATTCTCCAAGAGTGTTATGCCTCAGCCTCGGTGCCCTTTGGTGAAAATAATAGTTTCTGTGGTGACATTACCCGTGACAGTGATGGTCAAATCACACAAATTTTGCAGCGTGTATTTAACCTGAGCGAAACCCGTACTCGGGGCTATGATATTGCCATCAACTACCGTTACGACTTGCCCGAGTACGGTAGTCTGCGCTTAAAGCTCGATTGGAACCACGTCACCGAGTACAGCATTACCTATGAAGGTAACGACGGCACAGTGGTCAATCGCTACGATGGTGAGCTAGATTCTGGCATTTTCACCGACAAAGCTCGCGCTTCACTCACTTGGTCATATGAAGACTTACGAGTACGTTGGACCACCAAGTACAAAAGCGACATCGTTGATAGCCATGACCGCGTTGAAGACATGCGCGAACTCTTTGCCGAGAATGCCGCAAATTGTGCCACTGGCGATGATAGCTGTGTCGAAAATCCAGAGCAGCCAAAATATTTATATTACCCCTCTTATATCACCCATGATATTTCGCTTTCTTATAACCTCGCATTGCAAGGGGATCAGAACGTGCGCCTATTTGCTGGGGTAAATAATATTTTTGACGACCAAGGCCCGTTTATTCCTTACACAGGCGATAATGTCGAGCATGGCGTCGGCAACTTTGATAGTGAATATGGCGGTGGTGTCGGCCGGTTTGTCTATCTTGGAGCCCAATACAGCTTCTAA